A genomic segment from Malaclemys terrapin pileata isolate rMalTer1 chromosome 1, rMalTer1.hap1, whole genome shotgun sequence encodes:
- the LOC128830469 gene encoding ribonuclease H-like — MGQERHIWYTDGSSMVVHGKKRIRYAAINLEEEVLKGYLDHGSAQHAELHAIYPVLKQYETENCPKTVYIYADSNYCVNGVQYWMFDWQRNNWKAADGKEIAYIDEWKWIYAWVTSHPNQLKIKHVKAHGKGSAAETV, encoded by the coding sequence ATGGGTCAGGAGAGACATATTTGGTACACCGATGGCAGTTCCATGGTGGTGCACGGTAAAAAGAGAATCAGATATGCAGCCATTAATTTAGAAGAAGAGGTACTAAAGGGGTATTTGGATCATGGCTCAGCACAACATGCTGAACTCCATGCCATATACCCAGTCCTAAAACAATATGaaacagagaactgccccaagaCTGTATACATCTATGCTGACAGCAATTACTGTGTAAATGGGGTGCAATATTGGATGTTTGATTGGCAGAGGAACAATTGGAAAGCCGCAGACGGGAAAGAGATAGCATATATAGATGAATGGAAATGGATTTATGCCTGGGTTACCTCTCATCCCAACCAGCTTAAAATCAAACATGTCAAGGCACATGGAAAAGGCTCTGCAGCTGAAACAGTATGA